From Streptomyces sp. TLI_105, the proteins below share one genomic window:
- a CDS encoding ATP-binding protein encodes MTTDWQFEVPTSGSKHLPPDARYMEALSSQGYGFEAALADLVDNSIDAGAKDVVIHFLRDGDRLVSLLVVDDGKGMDEEELDVAMTVGGRRDYDARALGMFGTGLKSASLSHAAAVTVVSKVRRTRAAAPAGRRWTMERAVTGYQCDIVAPDYAQQLIDRYYDCPIVWQGTIIRWDGVKDFPHTGGGGQTDRYLHRTINKLGLHLGLHLHRFLARDDFNITIAVEDVSTGVEYMNFGVQPLDPFAYPVSGHPDYARDFVADIPSVGPVTLTAHIWPPKSNTDEFKAVGTGIDRQGFYFYRHDRLVQAGGWNNFRQPEQHLALARVAVDLPDDAVASKAFRLTVKKDGVDTSPEFVMALESATDAEGRVFSQYVADADATYRDARKRTGTTRKPVIPAGKGFESSVREAIEDELPLIPGEDPITVRWQKIDNSSFFEIDREARTIVLNHHYRAAILGGRRGGLNDAPTLKSLMYLLLHRVFEKEYSGSREKDNLQLWQSVLVAAARAEMNRVADDD; translated from the coding sequence ATGACGACTGACTGGCAGTTCGAGGTACCGACGAGCGGCAGCAAGCACCTGCCTCCGGATGCGCGCTACATGGAAGCGCTCAGCAGTCAGGGCTACGGCTTCGAGGCGGCGCTCGCGGACTTGGTGGACAACTCCATCGACGCCGGGGCCAAGGACGTCGTGATCCACTTCCTCCGCGACGGGGACAGGCTCGTCAGTCTGCTGGTCGTGGACGACGGCAAAGGCATGGACGAGGAGGAGCTCGATGTCGCAATGACCGTCGGCGGCCGGCGCGACTATGACGCCCGGGCCCTCGGCATGTTCGGCACCGGCCTGAAGTCCGCCTCTCTCAGCCATGCGGCCGCCGTCACCGTCGTCAGCAAGGTAAGACGCACGCGGGCCGCGGCGCCGGCTGGACGGCGTTGGACAATGGAGCGCGCCGTGACCGGGTACCAGTGCGACATCGTCGCGCCCGACTACGCCCAACAGCTCATCGACCGCTACTACGACTGCCCGATCGTCTGGCAGGGCACAATCATCCGCTGGGACGGGGTCAAGGACTTCCCGCACACCGGCGGTGGCGGTCAGACCGATCGTTATCTCCATCGCACGATCAACAAGCTGGGTCTCCACCTCGGCTTGCACCTGCATCGCTTCCTGGCTCGCGACGACTTCAACATCACCATCGCCGTGGAGGACGTGTCCACCGGCGTCGAGTACATGAACTTCGGCGTGCAGCCGCTCGACCCCTTCGCCTACCCGGTCAGCGGCCATCCGGACTACGCACGCGATTTCGTCGCCGACATCCCCTCCGTCGGCCCTGTCACGTTGACCGCGCACATATGGCCGCCGAAGTCCAACACCGACGAATTCAAGGCCGTAGGTACAGGAATCGACCGCCAGGGGTTCTACTTCTACCGGCATGACCGGCTGGTCCAGGCCGGTGGATGGAACAACTTCCGCCAGCCTGAACAGCATCTCGCCCTCGCCCGTGTCGCCGTCGATCTGCCGGACGACGCCGTGGCCTCGAAGGCGTTCCGTCTCACCGTGAAGAAGGACGGCGTCGACACGTCTCCCGAGTTCGTGATGGCCCTGGAATCCGCGACGGACGCCGAAGGGAGGGTGTTCTCTCAGTACGTGGCCGACGCCGATGCGACGTACCGGGACGCACGGAAGCGGACCGGAACGACCCGCAAACCTGTGATCCCCGCCGGCAAGGGCTTCGAGTCGTCCGTGCGCGAGGCCATCGAGGATGAACTGCCGCTCATCCCCGGTGAGGATCCGATCACCGTCCGCTGGCAGAAGATCGACAACAGCTCGTTCTTCGAAATCGACCGCGAGGCGCGGACGATCGTCCTCAACCATCACTACCGTGCCGCGATCCTCGGCGGCCGACGTGGTGGCCTCAACGATGCCCCGACGCTCAAGTCGCTCATGTACCTCCTGCTGCACCGAGTCTTCGAGAAGGAGTACAGCGGCAGCAGGGAGAAGGACAACCTGCAGCTCTGGCAGTCCGTCCTGGTGGCCGCTGCCCGTGCCGAGATGAACCGGGTGGCGGACGATGACTGA
- a CDS encoding DNA cytosine methyltransferase, producing the protein MPRPEIVDLFAGPGGLDVAARDLGYEVTGIEFDQDACDTRAEAKLLTLQGDVRDFGPHKFPNATVLAGGPPCQTFTVAGTGAGRRALDEVIDFVRRMARGEDIRSKLALLDDERTGLVLEPLRWALEALRDGRPYEAIVLEQVPAVLPVWEEYAKVLSENGYWVAKPKVLHTEQFGVPQTRRRAILVARLNRIVELPTPTHRLYRKGVPQNQGDPDLRPWVSMAEVLDRPTDFEVISNYGTGGDPKTRGRRSSGEPAFTVTGKVSRNRVVATDGKELPRFSVHEAGILQTFPDSYPWSGRAIAQQIGNAIPPLLGKAVLMAALGTAKEYATETEG; encoded by the coding sequence GTGCCACGCCCCGAGATTGTCGACTTGTTCGCCGGACCGGGCGGGCTCGACGTTGCGGCGCGCGACCTCGGTTACGAGGTGACGGGGATCGAGTTCGATCAGGACGCGTGCGACACCCGAGCCGAGGCCAAGCTCCTCACCCTGCAGGGCGACGTGCGAGATTTCGGCCCGCACAAGTTCCCGAACGCGACCGTGCTGGCCGGCGGACCTCCGTGTCAGACGTTCACCGTGGCCGGCACCGGAGCAGGGCGCCGTGCGCTGGACGAGGTGATCGACTTCGTCAGGAGGATGGCGCGCGGCGAGGACATCCGGTCCAAGCTCGCGCTGCTCGACGACGAACGAACCGGTCTGGTCCTCGAGCCTCTGCGATGGGCCTTGGAAGCGCTCCGCGACGGACGCCCCTACGAAGCGATCGTGCTGGAGCAGGTGCCCGCAGTCCTCCCCGTCTGGGAAGAATACGCGAAAGTCCTGTCCGAGAACGGATACTGGGTGGCCAAGCCGAAGGTGCTGCACACGGAGCAGTTCGGCGTCCCTCAGACCCGGCGTCGCGCCATCCTCGTGGCCCGCCTCAACCGCATCGTCGAGCTTCCCACCCCCACCCACCGCCTGTATCGCAAGGGCGTACCTCAGAACCAGGGCGATCCGGACCTGAGGCCCTGGGTGTCGATGGCCGAAGTCCTCGATCGGCCGACCGACTTCGAGGTGATCTCGAACTACGGCACCGGAGGCGACCCCAAGACGCGCGGCCGTCGGTCCTCCGGCGAACCCGCGTTCACGGTCACGGGCAAGGTCTCCCGTAACCGGGTCGTCGCGACCGACGGCAAGGAGCTTCCGCGCTTCTCTGTGCACGAGGCGGGCATCCTCCAGACGTTCCCCGACAGCTACCCCTGGTCGGGCAGGGCGATCGCCCAGCAAATCGGCAACGCAATCCCGCCCCTACTGGGCAAGGCGGTCCTGATGGCCGCCCTCGGAACCGCCAAGGAGTACGCGACCGAGACCGAGGGCTGA
- a CDS encoding PD-(D/E)XK motif protein has product MTDSEAGPALAWSTVEHYLGEGLGASYRLSLADRHPVVSYEIGHGGRDIALFVELGRNQRPPRSSLPAVHIDQVAVDGGLRMARIRTTQVELMRDFHDMVIAVADRIVMQNRSLDHAFHETVEGWSSLLDRPRAMSVERRVGLLGELSILNRLAETYGWDAAVEAWTGPYGEEHDFALVDFDIEVKTTVLERRRHVVHGIGQLQPATDRPLWFTSLRLTRGGAGGRTLAESVHAVRDAVAEHSPAALTRLDSALERCGWSPRRDDDERWTPRDEALVLAAEAVPRLTPELIAAASLERISAIRYETDVTGLDPTPGAPIDLSGLRLP; this is encoded by the coding sequence ATGACTGACTCCGAGGCAGGTCCGGCACTTGCCTGGTCGACGGTCGAGCACTACCTGGGCGAGGGGCTCGGCGCGAGCTACCGCCTCTCCCTCGCCGACAGGCATCCCGTCGTCTCATACGAGATAGGGCACGGCGGGCGGGACATCGCGCTCTTCGTCGAGCTCGGCCGTAACCAACGACCGCCCCGCTCCTCGCTTCCCGCCGTTCACATCGATCAGGTGGCCGTGGACGGAGGCCTCCGCATGGCCCGTATCAGGACCACCCAAGTGGAGTTGATGCGCGACTTCCACGACATGGTGATTGCGGTAGCGGATCGGATCGTCATGCAGAACCGTTCGCTCGATCACGCCTTCCACGAGACCGTGGAAGGGTGGAGTTCGTTGCTCGACCGTCCCCGAGCGATGAGCGTCGAGCGGCGGGTCGGGCTGTTGGGCGAGCTTTCGATACTGAACCGCCTCGCCGAGACGTACGGTTGGGACGCCGCCGTCGAGGCGTGGACCGGTCCGTACGGTGAGGAGCACGACTTCGCACTCGTCGACTTCGACATCGAAGTCAAGACGACCGTGCTGGAACGGCGGCGCCACGTCGTTCACGGGATCGGACAGCTTCAGCCCGCCACCGACCGTCCCCTCTGGTTCACTTCCCTTCGGTTGACCCGTGGCGGCGCCGGTGGCCGTACCCTCGCCGAGTCGGTCCATGCGGTACGCGATGCCGTGGCCGAACACTCCCCGGCGGCCCTGACTCGACTGGATTCCGCACTGGAGCGATGCGGATGGTCGCCTCGGCGTGACGACGACGAGCGCTGGACTCCCCGGGACGAGGCACTGGTCCTGGCTGCAGAGGCCGTGCCCAGGCTCACCCCCGAACTGATCGCGGCCGCCTCACTCGAGCGAATATCGGCCATACGTTACGAAACGGATGTCACTGGTCTCGACCCCACCCCCGGTGCGCCGATCGACCTCTCCGGTCTTCGTCTCCCATGA
- a CDS encoding Z1 domain-containing protein, translated as MTSPDTAAGIRLDLHARALGDMSSGKPKRLVRALEYQAEDLAPEAMVYATEADFLSVLRGARATDQLVEMWRKQLTRWDYHENAPWSAHPPRTDERRADVYALLGLGDEVGKHLTALVPVSKAAGAVVISTEHKPWYTPQSLQGRPWYWPAYRKLLTDKGWPEDVVAGLDEATDRVMERLADPTAPEAYQSKGLVVGYVQSGKTANFAGVIAKAIDAGYRLVIVLGGTLNMLRAQTQRRLDMELVGRENILRGGNEYESDYADDPAWSQGKFAAFGAMPSALGAFDIHRMTTRDVDYQSLQTGIAALEADKQEPGLPLYDPRNLHRAAARLMVVKKNKIVLGKLVRDLRKIQTPLSEIPVLIVDDESDEASVNTTDLAKPNAERTAINQKISELLRMLPRAQYVGYTATPFANVFIDPSDTEDIFPKDFILSLPRPAGYMGARDFHDLDSDLSDEERTFANSNEMAHVRSIVGESDEDDTCLERAMDMFVLTAAMKLYREDKGGLGDRYFQHHTMLIHESVRQDDHRELLGRVTGLWWNAGYLGAAGRERLRTLFDTDIAPVSAVRADGQAVPSSFEELAPYIGPAAIRIGGDDKPIIVVNGDKDIETGEADFDKRSIWKILIGGQKLARGFTVEGLTVSYFRRRAGNASTLMQMGRWFGFRKGYRDLVRLYLGRQESMGKKEIDLYEGFEAICRDEEAFRTELAQYSVTVDGRPQVTPDRVPPLVWQHIPWLKPTSPKKMYNSRLITVRSPGEWQEPTAYPTKVVDLRYNTNLWTPVLETLSAEPTQLSYHFPEKGVTHRFSALTGRMGAVELLDLVSHVRWGAPSQFAPHLDYLREITTGDSVQVDDWIVLAPQHAQAGKRIRLGADGRTYSYFGRDRRRAPLFGAISDVKHRAAALRISGALADSGDATVESLVAPRRGAIVLYPIVEPEHRATLVENAPLDPSRVVMAFSFVAPASARSDDGRVLRFTTVDSAQEGVAIIDTNSGAATG; from the coding sequence ATGACCAGTCCCGACACAGCCGCCGGAATCCGTCTCGACCTGCACGCCCGAGCGCTCGGCGACATGAGTTCGGGCAAACCGAAGAGGCTCGTCCGCGCCTTGGAGTACCAGGCCGAAGATCTCGCGCCCGAGGCCATGGTCTACGCCACCGAAGCGGATTTCCTCTCCGTGCTTCGCGGCGCACGGGCCACGGACCAACTGGTGGAGATGTGGCGCAAGCAGCTCACACGCTGGGACTACCACGAGAACGCCCCCTGGTCGGCCCATCCTCCCCGCACCGACGAGCGGCGCGCCGACGTATACGCGTTGCTCGGCCTCGGCGACGAGGTCGGCAAGCACCTCACTGCCCTCGTCCCCGTCTCCAAGGCCGCCGGTGCGGTCGTCATCAGCACCGAGCACAAGCCGTGGTACACCCCTCAGTCCCTGCAGGGGCGCCCTTGGTACTGGCCTGCCTACCGCAAGCTGCTGACGGACAAAGGATGGCCCGAGGACGTCGTCGCCGGTCTCGACGAGGCGACCGACCGCGTGATGGAACGCCTGGCCGACCCGACGGCACCCGAGGCGTACCAGTCGAAGGGGCTCGTGGTCGGGTACGTCCAGTCCGGCAAGACCGCCAACTTCGCCGGCGTCATCGCCAAGGCGATCGACGCCGGCTATCGACTCGTGATCGTCCTGGGCGGCACGCTCAACATGCTGCGTGCCCAGACCCAGCGTCGTCTGGACATGGAGCTGGTCGGCCGCGAGAACATCCTGCGCGGCGGAAACGAGTACGAGTCCGACTACGCCGACGACCCCGCCTGGAGCCAAGGCAAGTTCGCCGCCTTCGGAGCCATGCCCTCCGCCCTCGGGGCCTTCGACATCCACCGGATGACGACCCGCGACGTCGACTATCAGAGCCTTCAGACGGGGATCGCGGCCCTCGAAGCCGACAAGCAGGAGCCAGGGCTCCCGCTGTACGATCCGCGCAACCTGCACCGGGCGGCGGCTCGCCTGATGGTGGTGAAGAAGAACAAGATCGTCCTGGGCAAGCTGGTCAGGGACCTGCGGAAGATCCAGACGCCTCTCTCCGAAATCCCGGTGCTGATCGTGGACGACGAATCGGACGAGGCGTCGGTGAACACCACCGACCTGGCCAAGCCGAATGCCGAGCGAACCGCGATCAACCAGAAGATCTCGGAGCTGCTGCGGATGCTGCCGCGCGCCCAATACGTGGGCTACACCGCGACGCCGTTCGCGAATGTCTTCATCGACCCCAGTGACACCGAGGACATCTTCCCGAAGGACTTCATCCTCTCCCTGCCGCGACCGGCGGGATACATGGGCGCCCGAGACTTCCACGACCTCGACTCGGACCTGTCCGACGAGGAGCGAACGTTCGCGAACTCCAACGAGATGGCGCACGTCCGATCCATTGTCGGGGAGAGCGACGAGGACGACACCTGTCTTGAGCGCGCCATGGACATGTTCGTACTGACGGCCGCGATGAAGTTGTACCGCGAGGACAAAGGCGGGCTCGGAGACCGCTACTTCCAGCACCACACCATGTTGATCCACGAGTCGGTACGGCAGGACGATCATCGCGAGCTGCTGGGTCGGGTGACGGGACTGTGGTGGAACGCCGGTTACCTCGGGGCAGCCGGTCGCGAGCGGCTGCGCACGCTGTTCGACACCGACATCGCGCCGGTATCCGCGGTGCGCGCCGACGGCCAGGCCGTTCCCTCCTCTTTCGAGGAACTCGCGCCCTACATCGGTCCCGCCGCGATCCGGATCGGCGGTGACGACAAGCCGATCATCGTGGTCAACGGCGACAAGGACATCGAGACCGGAGAGGCCGACTTCGACAAGAGGTCCATCTGGAAGATCCTCATCGGCGGACAGAAGCTGGCCCGAGGGTTCACCGTGGAAGGGCTGACTGTCTCGTACTTCCGACGTCGGGCCGGCAACGCGTCCACACTCATGCAGATGGGCCGCTGGTTCGGCTTCCGCAAGGGCTACCGGGACCTGGTGCGTCTCTACCTGGGTCGCCAGGAATCCATGGGGAAGAAGGAGATCGACCTTTACGAGGGGTTCGAGGCCATCTGCCGGGACGAGGAGGCGTTCCGCACCGAGCTGGCCCAGTATTCGGTGACGGTCGACGGCCGCCCGCAGGTCACCCCGGATCGGGTCCCGCCGCTCGTATGGCAGCACATCCCGTGGCTCAAGCCGACAAGCCCGAAGAAGATGTACAACTCGCGCCTGATCACCGTCCGCTCCCCCGGCGAATGGCAGGAGCCCACCGCCTACCCGACGAAGGTCGTCGACCTGCGGTACAACACCAACCTGTGGACGCCTGTCCTGGAGACCTTGTCGGCAGAGCCGACACAGCTCTCCTACCACTTCCCCGAAAAGGGCGTCACGCACCGTTTCTCCGCGCTCACGGGGCGAATGGGCGCTGTGGAGCTCCTCGATCTGGTGTCGCACGTGCGCTGGGGAGCGCCTTCCCAGTTCGCCCCCCACCTGGACTACCTGCGGGAGATCACCACGGGTGATTCCGTCCAGGTGGACGACTGGATCGTGCTCGCGCCGCAGCATGCCCAAGCCGGCAAGCGGATCCGCCTCGGCGCCGACGGTCGTACGTATTCCTACTTCGGCCGCGACCGTCGCCGCGCCCCGCTCTTCGGCGCGATCAGCGACGTCAAGCACCGTGCGGCGGCCCTGCGCATCTCTGGCGCGCTCGCCGATTCCGGTGATGCGACCGTCGAAAGCCTGGTCGCCCCGCGACGCGGTGCGATCGTCCTCTATCCGATCGTCGAGCCCGAACATCGAGCCACGCTCGTGGAGAACGCTCCCCTCGATCCGAGTCGGGTCGTGATGGCCTTCAGCTTCGTCGCCCCGGCCTCGGCCCGCAGTGACGACGGTCGCGTGCTGCGTTTCACGACCGTCGACTCCGCTCAGGAGGGGGTCGCCATCATCGACACGAACTCCGGAGCGGCAACCGGCTGA
- a CDS encoding class E sortase, with protein sequence MRVTQRERVPVVVQTGGRSRTGARALWLAAETAVTCGVLILLLVVHQLWWTNREARAEALDQVRVLEREWDISPVPESVPESVSGTDDEGGAVEGVAEGEPSAGPSVESRAPAAASPVPSSSAAFAVLRIPRLGLTVPVAEGVSKRSVLDKGYVGHYPGTAGPGRVGNFALAGHRNTHGEPFRYVNRLGEGDRVFVRTRARTYVYRVDLVLASTSPRDVGVIRDVPRSLVKPSYGYEEPGAYLTLTTCTPEFSSAYRLVVWAKLVSAG encoded by the coding sequence GTGCGGGTCACGCAACGGGAGCGGGTGCCGGTCGTCGTCCAGACGGGAGGACGATCTCGTACGGGCGCACGCGCGCTGTGGCTGGCCGCCGAGACCGCCGTCACCTGCGGGGTTCTCATCCTGCTTCTCGTCGTCCATCAGCTCTGGTGGACCAATCGGGAGGCCCGCGCCGAGGCCCTCGACCAGGTGCGCGTCCTGGAGCGGGAGTGGGACATCTCTCCGGTTCCCGAGTCCGTTCCCGAGTCCGTTTCCGGGACCGATGACGAGGGGGGTGCGGTGGAGGGCGTGGCGGAGGGCGAGCCCTCTGCCGGGCCCTCGGTCGAGTCCCGGGCGCCTGCGGCCGCGTCTCCCGTGCCTTCCTCCTCCGCCGCCTTCGCCGTCCTCCGCATCCCCCGGCTCGGGCTCACCGTCCCCGTCGCCGAAGGCGTCTCCAAGCGGTCCGTCCTCGACAAGGGGTACGTCGGGCACTACCCCGGCACCGCCGGCCCCGGGCGCGTCGGGAACTTCGCCCTCGCCGGGCATCGGAACACCCACGGCGAGCCCTTTCGGTACGTCAACCGGCTCGGGGAGGGGGATCGGGTTTTCGTGCGTACGCGTGCGCGTACCTATGTCTATCGCGTCGATCTTGTGCTGGCCTCGACCTCTCCTCGTGACGTCGGGGTCATTCGGGATGTTCCCCGGTCCCTCGTCAAGCCCTCTTACGGGTACGAGGAACCCGGCGCCTACCTCACCCTCACCACCTGCACCCCCGAGTTCAGCAGTGCCTACCGGCTCGTCGTCTGGGCGAAGCTGGTGTCGGCCGGGTGA
- a CDS encoding DNA cytosine methyltransferase — protein MTTKTSRMRSVGVCAGAGGLALGLEEAGFDPVLLLDNRTVTCDTLRANRPDWNVLDIDLLDFDPVDHQQTYDVDLLAAGLPRVKATASVRRPERDDELEVLKATIMLMHGVRPRALLIENVPDLVTKAAYGPVREYITEELVHLGYDIHWFVLNAADFGVAQDRKEGVVVAFRDGRLDSFTPPMASVARHRTVGEVLGASMAARGWPQAAEWAAQADRPAPTLVGGSWNRGGADLGPTGTKRAWARMGVDGGTVADDVPGPAFTWDPSLGRPGMMPLTVRQTAALQGFPPEWDFAGRKTAQYRQVGHATPPPVGRALGEAIRTALKS, from the coding sequence ATGACCACCAAGACGTCCCGCATGCGGAGCGTCGGCGTCTGCGCGGGCGCGGGGGGCCTCGCCCTCGGCTTGGAGGAGGCGGGTTTCGACCCCGTGCTCCTCCTCGACAACAGGACCGTCACCTGTGACACCCTCCGCGCGAACAGACCCGACTGGAACGTGCTGGACATCGACCTGCTCGATTTCGACCCCGTCGACCACCAGCAGACCTACGACGTGGACCTGCTCGCGGCCGGGCTCCCTCGTGTCAAGGCCACGGCCTCCGTCCGCCGCCCCGAAAGGGACGACGAGCTCGAGGTGCTCAAGGCCACGATCATGCTCATGCACGGGGTCCGACCCCGGGCGCTGTTGATCGAGAACGTCCCCGATCTCGTCACCAAGGCGGCTTACGGCCCGGTCCGGGAGTACATCACCGAGGAACTCGTCCACCTCGGTTACGACATTCATTGGTTCGTGCTCAACGCCGCCGACTTCGGAGTGGCTCAAGATCGGAAGGAGGGGGTCGTCGTGGCCTTCAGGGACGGACGCCTGGACTCCTTCACGCCTCCCATGGCCTCGGTCGCACGCCACCGAACGGTCGGGGAGGTGCTCGGCGCGTCGATGGCCGCCCGTGGCTGGCCCCAGGCCGCCGAGTGGGCGGCTCAGGCCGACCGCCCGGCCCCGACCCTGGTCGGAGGTTCCTGGAACCGAGGCGGCGCGGACCTGGGGCCGACAGGCACCAAGCGGGCCTGGGCGCGCATGGGCGTGGACGGAGGCACGGTGGCCGACGACGTCCCCGGCCCGGCATTCACCTGGGATCCGTCACTCGGTCGCCCCGGCATGATGCCCCTCACCGTGCGCCAGACCGCCGCGCTCCAGGGCTTTCCACCTGAATGGGACTTCGCGGGCCGGAAGACCGCCCAGTACCGTCAGGTGGGCCACGCCACACCGCCCCCGGTCGGGCGGGCGCTCGGCGAGGCGATCAGAACGGCTCTGAAGTCCTGA
- a CDS encoding SEC-C domain-containing protein → MRPDTPAAHITEAERLLRTAAQYPGDREPLYLQAAAHRELAGDRPGATALYDELLAGEPASPHLIRALKAANLWEYGHEAEARAIIDGIRRTRPSDAAAWEITAETLEAHDELEAAESTLTEAANLLVAPPPEDLPHATRSLITTRHRIRRMLALTHDEWDDLADRLHAGTVGLDELHDPKRLWSLGSSDPAELQAEITRLRSELGTYRTALSRPFPVAVLHWPEAELDELLAAYPELEAEYPTYRAHLTDIEASLRELATAGTPNLGIVRATVPSYEAFAASESTHPSNADLLPQYATTLAARGRATAWPPARGAECWCGSGRAYGGCHGADLP, encoded by the coding sequence ATGCGCCCAGACACGCCTGCCGCCCACATCACCGAAGCCGAGCGTCTGCTGCGCACGGCAGCGCAGTACCCGGGAGACCGGGAACCCCTGTACCTCCAGGCCGCGGCCCATCGCGAACTGGCGGGAGACCGCCCGGGCGCGACGGCCCTGTACGACGAGCTCCTCGCCGGGGAACCGGCGAGCCCCCACCTGATCAGGGCGCTGAAGGCGGCGAACCTGTGGGAGTACGGGCACGAGGCCGAGGCCCGGGCGATCATCGACGGCATCCGGCGGACGAGGCCGTCGGACGCGGCGGCGTGGGAGATCACGGCGGAGACGCTGGAGGCGCACGACGAGCTGGAAGCGGCGGAGTCGACACTCACGGAAGCAGCGAACCTCCTGGTCGCACCCCCGCCCGAGGACCTCCCCCACGCGACCCGCTCCCTGATCACGACCCGGCACCGGATCCGGCGGATGCTGGCGCTGACACACGACGAGTGGGACGACCTGGCGGACCGGCTGCACGCCGGCACTGTCGGGCTGGACGAACTCCACGACCCGAAGCGCCTGTGGTCGCTCGGCTCCTCGGACCCGGCGGAGCTCCAGGCGGAGATCACCCGCCTCCGCTCGGAACTGGGCACGTACCGCACGGCCCTCTCCCGCCCCTTCCCGGTCGCGGTCCTCCACTGGCCGGAAGCGGAACTGGACGAGCTCCTGGCGGCCTACCCGGAGCTGGAGGCCGAGTACCCCACGTACCGCGCACACCTGACGGACATCGAGGCGTCCCTCCGCGAACTCGCGACCGCCGGCACCCCGAACCTCGGCATCGTCCGCGCCACGGTCCCCTCCTACGAAGCCTTCGCCGCCTCGGAATCCACCCACCCCTCGAACGCGGACCTCCTCCCCCAGTACGCCACCACCCTGGCGGCCAGGGGGCGCGCCACGGCTTGGCCACCGGCCCGGGGGGCGGAGTGCTGGTGCGGGTCGGGGCGGGCTTATGGGGGGTGCCACGGGGCGGACCTGCCGTAG
- a CDS encoding DUF6339 family protein — protein sequence MSLLAPVDQPQVFALLPDAAVTKHLTRGIQSGLELPPQVALARACVAYDAETAGRRRTAPVRELLDEAMRRFTDDRSAADGWLAPRIHATLRMTRAEAADSRLWNHLAMIVAPDYVVWRHKGVDSADGRGIAPAARFSGIHYTQAFSRLWWAAELFRDGHDYAPVVTACRLQDILNTTLRLDVIDHRPTAQAMIRVIGDFLDAGVTRPADHVNAFSAAVNAAGSTLMYDVLAEDVDPDTDELFEWIEAGVGEAVDWDWLPEGPHDGRVRAAAVDALLPLFEKLRVEAPLRQRKRAEGVEDADATVPGPRASGVVLSKPSDFG from the coding sequence ATGAGTCTTCTTGCCCCCGTCGACCAGCCACAGGTATTCGCTCTGCTGCCCGACGCCGCCGTCACCAAGCACCTCACTCGGGGTATTCAGTCGGGTCTGGAACTTCCGCCGCAGGTGGCGCTCGCCCGTGCCTGTGTTGCGTACGATGCCGAGACCGCCGGGCGCCGGCGGACCGCCCCGGTCCGAGAACTCCTCGACGAAGCCATGCGGCGCTTCACGGATGACCGCTCCGCCGCCGACGGGTGGCTCGCCCCCCGGATCCACGCAACCCTCCGGATGACGCGTGCCGAGGCCGCAGACAGCCGTCTCTGGAATCATCTGGCCATGATCGTCGCACCTGACTACGTCGTCTGGCGTCACAAGGGCGTCGACAGTGCCGACGGACGTGGCATCGCCCCCGCCGCCCGCTTCAGCGGAATTCACTACACCCAGGCGTTCTCCCGGCTTTGGTGGGCCGCGGAACTCTTCCGAGACGGGCACGACTACGCTCCTGTCGTCACCGCCTGTCGCCTCCAGGACATCCTCAACACCACACTGCGTCTGGACGTCATCGACCACCGCCCCACGGCCCAAGCGATGATTCGCGTCATCGGAGATTTTCTCGACGCAGGGGTCACCCGCCCCGCCGATCACGTCAACGCCTTCTCCGCAGCCGTGAACGCGGCCGGCAGCACCCTGATGTACGACGTGCTGGCGGAGGACGTGGACCCCGACACGGACGAGCTGTTTGAGTGGATCGAGGCGGGTGTCGGGGAGGCGGTGGACTGGGATTGGCTTCCGGAGGGGCCGCACGACGGGCGGGTCAGAGCCGCTGCCGTCGATGCGTTGCTCCCTCTGTTCGAGAAACTGCGTGTCGAGGCCCCGCTCAGGCAGAGGAAGCGTGCCGAGGGCGTTGAGGACGCCGATGCGACCGTTCCCGGTCCTCGGGCATCCGGAGTGGTCCTGTCGAAGCCTTCGGACTTCGGCTGA